A single window of Candidatus Aminicenantes bacterium DNA harbors:
- a CDS encoding VOC family protein gives MKTKIAVALMVFFGWAAGSAGFGSPPDTIRLRLLIPSGLKTEVTGSGLLKLSVENRLKAYDQPETSLPDQHTSSWKKKYDDTYALVEAGRPRRIVRHTESDTRTGKSPQTGKMETEDGSTKDSTVTLTLLSDGGVTLNEDAEPQIADDFKLARAGTFVADQELSTDADWPIPEALLKACLPLVQSGSGTLRLAGVECPSPARSGQGPYHRQGRIPRDLQHPDHRKGKGEMKRSLVNGLSFCLLAAALASSSSYAKRDDADLIVQPALKRTIVIAQPYLNLPVKTGARLRRMSLTADGEKILDFNIELAKDEPDFWAFIDVSKLMGKSVLLQIDQPDKSDPAVLDRISQDNKIKGADDLYKERYRPRFHFTSRRGWNNDPNGLIYHDGEYHLFYQHNPYGWSWGNMHWGHAVSADLVHWRELGEAIRPDRLGTIFSGSAVVDGTNSGGFQAGDKKAIVCFYTSAGDQVEPKAPFTQSLAFSTDNGRTFTKLPGNPVVGHIADANRDPKVVRHAPTKTWIMALYLTKSDYTLLSSPDLKTWTRLSDVQMPGASECPDLFELPVDGNPAKTKWIFWAADGSYRIGSFDGKAFTPESGMLKTYAGGTAYAAQTFSGIPGSDGRRIQIPWLRCDMTGMPFNQQMGFPVDLTLRTTKEGVRLHSRPIGEIAGLYGREWSRPSLRVDPGRKRLDGIEGEAFDIEAEIEIGGAEEVGMTVRGIPVVYDARKRLLTCGSFSASLEPERGRIRLRILVDRASIEIFANDGSLSMPIGLLVPEKERSLELSAQGGTAVVEVLTIHEVRSIWDGTSFLQGQLSGLQHIGLPVSDLERSVGFYQRLGFRKVMGRRFDDGSGLIQVAMMEREGVVMELYQLPPDQIAADIRARKDGHLDHVAFNVKDIDKAFQEARDAGFMPLQKEPVKLDFWDKGCRYFSIRGPDGEKLEFNQIL, from the coding sequence ATGAAAACAAAAATAGCCGTTGCGTTGATGGTCTTCTTCGGCTGGGCGGCCGGGAGCGCCGGATTCGGGAGTCCCCCCGATACCATAAGGCTTCGACTCCTCATTCCCTCGGGCTTGAAGACCGAGGTCACCGGATCAGGCCTACTCAAGCTGTCGGTCGAAAATCGCCTCAAAGCCTATGATCAACCCGAGACGAGCCTCCCCGACCAGCATACGAGCTCCTGGAAGAAGAAATACGACGATACCTATGCCCTTGTCGAGGCCGGCCGGCCGCGCCGGATCGTCCGGCACACGGAGAGCGACACCCGGACCGGGAAGAGCCCTCAAACCGGAAAGATGGAGACCGAGGACGGCTCGACTAAGGATTCCACGGTGACCCTGACCCTTCTTTCCGACGGCGGCGTCACGCTGAACGAGGACGCCGAGCCCCAAATCGCCGACGACTTCAAGCTGGCCCGGGCGGGAACGTTCGTCGCGGATCAGGAGCTCTCGACCGACGCGGACTGGCCGATTCCGGAAGCGCTCTTGAAAGCCTGTCTGCCGCTCGTCCAGAGCGGATCGGGCACGTTGCGGCTGGCCGGCGTCGAATGTCCGAGTCCAGCAAGGAGTGGTCAAGGTCCATACCATCGGCAAGGGCGAATACCACGAGATCTTCAGCACCCGGATCATCGAAAAGGAAAAGGCGAAATGAAAAGAAGCCTCGTGAATGGCCTTTCTTTCTGTTTGCTGGCAGCGGCTCTCGCCTCTTCGTCCTCATACGCCAAGCGCGACGATGCCGATCTTATCGTCCAACCGGCCCTGAAACGGACCATCGTCATCGCCCAGCCTTACCTCAACCTGCCCGTCAAAACGGGGGCACGCCTGCGCCGCATGAGTCTGACTGCGGACGGCGAAAAGATCCTCGATTTCAACATCGAGCTGGCCAAAGATGAGCCTGACTTCTGGGCCTTCATCGACGTCTCGAAGCTCATGGGAAAATCGGTCCTCCTTCAGATCGATCAACCCGACAAGAGCGACCCGGCCGTTCTCGACCGGATTTCGCAGGATAACAAGATCAAGGGAGCGGACGATCTCTACAAGGAGCGCTACCGGCCGCGGTTCCATTTCACCTCCCGCCGCGGCTGGAACAACGATCCCAACGGCCTGATCTATCACGACGGAGAATACCATCTCTTCTACCAGCACAATCCCTACGGATGGAGCTGGGGGAATATGCACTGGGGCCACGCGGTCAGCGCGGACCTCGTCCACTGGCGCGAGTTGGGCGAAGCCATCCGACCGGACAGGCTGGGCACCATCTTCTCCGGCTCGGCCGTGGTGGATGGGACGAACTCGGGCGGGTTCCAAGCGGGAGACAAAAAGGCCATCGTCTGTTTTTACACGTCCGCGGGCGATCAGGTCGAGCCCAAGGCGCCCTTCACCCAAAGCCTTGCCTTCAGCACGGACAACGGAAGGACCTTCACCAAGCTCCCGGGCAATCCGGTCGTCGGCCACATTGCCGACGCCAACCGCGACCCCAAGGTCGTCCGGCACGCGCCGACGAAGACGTGGATCATGGCCCTTTATCTGACCAAGAGCGACTACACCCTGCTCTCCTCGCCGGACCTGAAAACCTGGACGCGGCTATCAGACGTCCAGATGCCGGGGGCCTCGGAATGCCCCGATCTCTTTGAGCTGCCCGTGGACGGGAATCCCGCGAAGACGAAGTGGATCTTCTGGGCGGCCGACGGCAGCTACCGGATCGGGTCCTTTGACGGAAAGGCGTTCACTCCCGAGAGCGGGATGCTCAAGACCTATGCGGGCGGGACCGCGTACGCCGCCCAGACCTTCAGCGGGATCCCCGGCTCGGACGGCCGCCGGATCCAGATCCCCTGGCTTCGCTGCGACATGACCGGGATGCCCTTCAATCAGCAGATGGGGTTCCCGGTGGATCTGACGCTCCGAACGACGAAGGAGGGGGTCCGTCTCCACAGCCGGCCCATCGGCGAGATCGCCGGCCTTTACGGACGCGAGTGGTCGCGGCCATCCCTGCGCGTCGATCCGGGGCGCAAGCGGCTGGACGGAATCGAGGGCGAGGCATTCGATATCGAGGCCGAGATCGAGATCGGCGGGGCGGAAGAAGTCGGGATGACCGTTCGAGGGATTCCGGTCGTCTATGACGCTCGGAAGAGGCTTTTAACCTGCGGCAGCTTTTCCGCGTCACTCGAGCCGGAGCGCGGCCGAATCCGGCTCCGGATTCTCGTGGATCGGGCTTCAATCGAGATCTTCGCCAACGACGGCAGTCTGTCCATGCCCATCGGCCTTCTTGTCCCCGAAAAGGAACGGTCGCTCGAGCTGTCCGCGCAGGGCGGCACCGCCGTGGTGGAGGTGTTGACCATCCATGAAGTCCGATCCATCTGGGACGGGACAAGCTTTCTCCAAGGTCAACTTTCGGGGCTTCAGCATATCGGGCTTCCCGTGAGCGACCTGGAGCGATCGGTCGGATTCTATCAAAGGCTGGGCTTCCGAAAAGTCATGGGCCGCCGATTCGACGACGGCTCGGGCCTCATCCAAGTGGCCATGATGGAGCGCGAGGGTGTCGTGATGGAGCTCTACCAGCTGCCGCCGGACCAGATTGCCGCCGACATCCGCGCCCGCAAGGACGGGCATCTGGACCACGTCGCCTTCAACGTCAAGGACATCGACAAAGCCTTTCAAGAGGCCCGAGATGCCGGATTCATGCCGCTTCAGAAAGAACCCGTGAAGCTTGATTTCTGGGACAAGGGGTGCCGGTACTTCTCGATTCGCGGGCCGGACGGGGAAAAGCTCGAGTTCAACCAGATCCTGTGA